The Georgenia faecalis genome includes a window with the following:
- a CDS encoding NupC/NupG family nucleoside CNT transporter yields the protein MIDLLWGIGGMVVILGLGWLLSVDRRRINLRTVSLALLVQVVFAVLVLYVPAGQQVLSGLTNAVQAVIDSSRAGIDFLFGPILPEDGSVFAFQVLPVIVFFASLTAVLYYVGLLQLVTRWIGGALAKVLGTTRPESMNAAANIFVGQTEAPLVIRPYIRTMSPSEVFAVMAGGLTTVAGSVLIGYSLLGANLDYLIAASFMAAPAGLLFAKIIVPAGAVEEFAAPESRLQPGSAAASPAAAAGQDRHATQRADAGPATSAGTTPSGTDTPGGTGTPGGTGTAGGTGTAGASTPGARAGSGGWLSRTFRRGARRGATQAGAAELARRAGGDPVDAEGDAPEDRPVNVIDAASRGASDGLSLALNVGAMLLAFISLVALLNLILGAVGGLFGYDDLSIQQLLGYVFAPIMAAVGVPLAEAVPAGSFLGQKVVLNEFVAFSDFAPRAEEFSVKTQAVVTFALTGFANLGSLAILLGGLGGIAPNQRGVIARLGLRAIAAGTLGNLMSAAIAGILIG from the coding sequence GTGATCGACCTTCTGTGGGGCATCGGCGGCATGGTCGTGATCCTGGGCCTGGGATGGCTCCTGTCCGTCGACCGGCGGCGGATCAACCTGCGCACGGTGAGCCTGGCGCTGCTCGTCCAGGTGGTGTTCGCGGTCCTCGTGCTCTACGTACCGGCGGGGCAGCAGGTCCTCAGCGGCCTCACCAACGCCGTGCAGGCGGTCATCGACTCCTCCCGGGCCGGGATCGACTTCCTCTTCGGGCCGATTCTCCCGGAGGACGGCTCGGTCTTCGCCTTCCAGGTGCTGCCCGTCATCGTCTTCTTCGCCTCCCTCACGGCGGTCCTGTACTACGTGGGGCTGCTGCAGCTGGTCACCCGCTGGATCGGTGGGGCCCTCGCGAAGGTGCTCGGCACCACCCGGCCGGAGTCGATGAACGCGGCGGCCAACATCTTCGTCGGGCAGACGGAGGCGCCGCTCGTCATCCGCCCCTACATCCGCACCATGTCGCCGTCGGAGGTCTTCGCCGTCATGGCCGGTGGGCTGACGACCGTCGCGGGGTCGGTGCTCATCGGCTACTCCCTGCTCGGCGCCAACCTCGACTACCTCATCGCCGCCAGCTTCATGGCCGCCCCCGCGGGCCTGCTCTTCGCCAAGATCATCGTCCCCGCGGGTGCGGTGGAGGAGTTCGCGGCGCCGGAGTCACGCCTGCAGCCCGGGTCCGCGGCCGCCTCGCCGGCCGCGGCCGCCGGGCAGGACCGCCACGCCACGCAGCGGGCCGACGCCGGCCCGGCGACGTCCGCCGGCACGACGCCGAGCGGGACCGACACGCCGGGCGGCACGGGCACGCCGGGCGGCACGGGCACGGCGGGCGGGACCGGCACGGCCGGCGCGAGCACGCCCGGCGCGCGCGCCGGCTCCGGCGGCTGGCTGAGCCGGACGTTCCGGCGGGGCGCGCGCCGCGGCGCCACCCAGGCCGGCGCGGCCGAGCTCGCGCGCCGGGCCGGCGGGGACCCCGTCGACGCCGAGGGTGACGCCCCCGAGGACCGCCCGGTCAACGTCATCGACGCCGCCTCCCGGGGCGCCTCCGACGGCCTGTCGCTCGCCCTCAACGTGGGCGCCATGCTCCTCGCGTTCATCTCGCTCGTCGCCCTGCTCAACCTCATCCTCGGCGCCGTCGGCGGGCTCTTCGGCTACGACGACCTCTCCATCCAGCAGCTCCTCGGCTACGTCTTCGCCCCGATCATGGCCGCGGTCGGCGTCCCGCTGGCCGAGGCCGTCCCGGCGGGCAGCTTCCTCGGCCAGAAGGTCGTCCTCAACGAGTTCGTCGCCTTCTCCGACTTCGCCCCGCGGGCCGAGGAGTTCAGCGTGAAGACCCAGGCGGTGGTGACCTTCGCCCTCACCGGCTTCGCCAACCTCGGCTCGCTGGCGATCCTCCTCGGCGGCCTCGGCGGGATCGCCCCCAACCAGCGCGGGGTCATCGCCCGGCTCGGGCTGCGGGCCATCGCCGCCGGCACGCTCGGCAACCTCATGTCGGCCGCCATCGCCGGCATCCTCATCGGCTGA
- the truB gene encoding tRNA pseudouridine(55) synthase TruB, whose product MSAPRPRSGSSEPVDGILVLDKPAGWTSHDVVARVRRLAGTRKVGHAGTLDPMATGVLVLGVNRATRLLTYLVGADKEYTATVRLGQATVTDDAEGEVTAAPGAGTTGRDAVEVAVAALRGPIEQVPSAVSAIKVDGKRSYARVRGGEEVDLPARPVTISRFDVLDVRAARAADGTDVLDVDVVVVCSSGTYVRALARDLGTALGTGGHLTALRRTRVGPFALEQAANLDVLGAAHEAGRPVPLLSLTQACRAVFPVRTLSDAETAAVRVGQRLTASGQAEPVAAAAPDGHVVALLTDRGEAARPVLVLDPA is encoded by the coding sequence ATGAGCGCCCCGCGCCCCCGCAGCGGGTCGAGCGAGCCGGTCGACGGGATCCTCGTCCTCGACAAGCCCGCCGGGTGGACGTCCCACGACGTCGTCGCCCGGGTACGTCGCCTCGCCGGCACCCGCAAGGTCGGCCACGCCGGCACGCTCGACCCGATGGCCACAGGCGTGCTCGTCCTCGGCGTCAACCGGGCGACCCGCCTGCTCACCTACCTCGTCGGCGCCGACAAGGAGTACACCGCGACGGTGCGCCTGGGTCAGGCCACGGTCACCGACGACGCAGAGGGTGAGGTGACGGCCGCCCCCGGGGCCGGGACCACCGGACGGGACGCCGTCGAGGTCGCGGTCGCCGCCCTGCGCGGGCCGATCGAGCAGGTCCCGAGCGCCGTGAGCGCCATCAAGGTCGACGGGAAGCGCTCGTACGCCCGCGTCCGTGGCGGCGAGGAGGTCGACCTGCCCGCCCGACCCGTGACGATCTCCCGCTTCGACGTCCTCGACGTGCGCGCCGCCCGGGCGGCGGACGGCACGGACGTCCTCGACGTTGACGTCGTCGTCGTCTGCTCCTCGGGGACGTACGTGCGCGCGCTGGCCCGGGACCTCGGGACGGCCCTCGGCACCGGCGGCCACCTCACGGCGCTGCGCCGCACCCGCGTCGGCCCCTTCGCGCTCGAGCAGGCCGCGAACCTCGACGTCCTCGGCGCCGCCCACGAGGCCGGACGTCCGGTTCCCCTGCTCTCCCTCACGCAGGCGTGCCGGGCGGTGTTCCCCGTGCGGACGCTCAGCGACGCGGAGACGGCCGCCGTCCGGGTCGGCCAGCGGCTCACCGCCAGCGGGCAGGCGGAGCCGGTGGCGGCCGCGGCCCCCGACGGGCACGTCGTCGCGCTGCTCACCGACCGGGGCGAGGCCGCCCGCCCCGTGCTGGTGCTCGACCCCGCCTGA
- a CDS encoding sulfite exporter TauE/SafE family protein, which produces MSGAAAPAVGRARPLALVAAGVGAGLLSGLLGVGGGIVLVPLLVLLFGFAQKQAQATSLVAIILTATTGVVSYAVAGEVQVLPALAIAAGGIAGAFVGAALVHRLSETQVRTAFAVLMVAVAVRLALGVEADGGAGAVSADGWAVLGFVAAGLAMGTLSSLVGVGGGIILVPMLVLLFAFATPEAQGTSLAVIIPVSLVGAWRNSRHGYTQWRPGLVLGLGGALGAPVGAALALALPAVGLQRIFAVLLVLSAVQLVRTALRSRAGR; this is translated from the coding sequence GTGAGCGGCGCCGCCGCGCCGGCCGTCGGCCGCGCGCGCCCGCTGGCGCTCGTCGCCGCCGGGGTCGGCGCGGGCCTCCTCTCGGGCCTGCTCGGCGTCGGCGGCGGCATCGTGCTCGTCCCGCTCCTCGTCCTGCTCTTCGGCTTCGCCCAGAAGCAGGCGCAGGCGACGTCGCTCGTCGCCATCATCCTCACCGCCACGACGGGCGTGGTCTCCTACGCGGTCGCGGGCGAGGTGCAGGTCCTCCCGGCCCTCGCCATCGCCGCCGGCGGCATCGCTGGGGCGTTCGTGGGTGCCGCGCTCGTCCACCGGCTCTCCGAGACCCAGGTCCGCACCGCGTTCGCGGTCCTCATGGTCGCGGTCGCCGTGCGGCTCGCCCTCGGCGTGGAGGCCGACGGCGGCGCCGGGGCGGTGAGCGCCGACGGCTGGGCGGTCCTCGGGTTCGTCGCCGCGGGTCTGGCGATGGGCACACTCTCCTCCCTGGTGGGCGTCGGGGGAGGGATCATCCTCGTGCCGATGCTCGTCCTGCTCTTCGCCTTCGCCACGCCCGAGGCCCAGGGGACGTCGCTGGCCGTCATCATCCCCGTCTCCCTCGTCGGCGCCTGGCGCAACAGCCGCCACGGGTACACCCAGTGGCGCCCGGGCCTCGTCCTCGGTCTCGGCGGTGCCCTGGGCGCCCCCGTGGGGGCGGCGCTCGCCCTCGCCCTGCCCGCCGTGGGCCTCCAGCGGATCTTTGCGGTCCTCCTCGTCCTCTCGGCCGTCCAGCTCGTGCGCACGGCCCTGCGCTCCCGGGCCGGCCGATGA
- the rbfA gene encoding 30S ribosome-binding factor RbfA, with protein MADTARARKLAERIQQIVARMLESRVKDPRLGFVTVTDVRVTGDLQNASVFYTVLGSDEDRASTAAALASAKGLIRSEVGKQVGIRLTPTIEFIPDAVPENAAHLEAALRAAAERDAELARLAAGATPAGDADPYRRPADDELDPTTDR; from the coding sequence ATGGCGGACACGGCCAGGGCACGCAAGCTCGCCGAGCGCATCCAGCAGATCGTCGCGCGGATGCTCGAGTCGCGGGTCAAGGACCCGCGGCTGGGCTTCGTCACGGTCACGGACGTCCGGGTGACCGGCGACCTGCAGAACGCCAGCGTCTTCTACACCGTCCTCGGCTCCGACGAGGACCGCGCGAGCACCGCCGCGGCGCTCGCCTCCGCCAAGGGGCTCATCCGCTCCGAGGTGGGCAAGCAGGTGGGGATCCGCCTCACCCCGACCATCGAGTTCATCCCCGACGCCGTGCCGGAGAATGCCGCGCACCTCGAGGCGGCCCTGCGCGCCGCCGCCGAGCGCGACGCCGAGCTCGCCCGCCTGGCGGCCGGCGCCACGCCGGCCGGGGACGCCGACCCCTACCGGCGCCCCGCCGACGACGAGCTCGACCCGACCACCGACCGGTGA
- the infB gene encoding translation initiation factor IF-2, with amino-acid sequence MAKVRVHELAKELGVDSKTVLAKLSELGEFVKSASSTVEAPVVRKLREAMPAAPAAGSSKPSRPAAKPGAARPTAPVAAEPAAPSAPAPQAPAPQAPAPQAPAPSAPEIPAASNPAASEGPTPSMPAPAPSRPSATPSPRPAPAPAAPEAPAPSAPAAPSPARPAAPAPEEPARPAASSDTRAPRPGAPRPGNNPFAPSQGMPRPGGSGGPRPGAPRPAGPRPGGPRPGNNPFAPSQGMPRPGGAGGAGSTGGPRPGGPRPGATADRPPRPGGGARPTPGMMPGKSSVGTPGAPARGGGGGRGRPGTGGPGGGAGGPGGRPGGAGGGGGFGGRPGGPNRGGRGGTQGAFGRAGGRPVRGRKSKRAKRQEFEQQSAPSIGGVQVPRGDGSTVVRIRAGASLADFADRIDANPASLVTVLFHLGEMATATQSLDEATFQALGSELGYVVEIVSPEDEDRELLGGFDIDLDAEQAAETDEDLAPRPPVVTVMGHVDHGKTKLLDAIRSTDVVAGEAGGITQHIGAYQVHTDHEGVSRALTFIDTPGHEAFTAMRARGADVTDIAILVVAADDGVMPQTVEALNHAQSAGVPIVVAVNKVDKEGANPAKIRQQLTEYNLVAEEYGGDTMFVDVSALRRQGIDDLLEAVLLTADAALDLRANPDKDARGVAIEANLDKGRGPVATVLVQSGTLHVGDAIVAGTAYGRVRAMFGDSGEAVTEAGPARPVQVLGLTSVPRAGDTFLVAGDDRTARQIADKRAAAERAATLAKRRKRISLEDFTKALEQGKVETLNLVLKGDVSGAVEALEDALLKIDVGADVELRIIHRGVGAITQNDVNLATVDNAIIIGFNVRPAERVTELADREGVDIRYYSVIYAAIEDVEQAMRGMLKPEFEEAQLGTAEIRQVFRSSKFGNIAGSIVRSGTIRRGTKARVLRQGVVVGDNLSIDSLRREKDDVTEVREGFECGIGLGSFNDLNVGDTIETFEMREKPRG; translated from the coding sequence GTGGCAAAGGTCCGCGTCCACGAGCTAGCGAAAGAGCTCGGCGTCGACAGCAAGACGGTGCTCGCCAAGCTGAGCGAGCTCGGTGAGTTCGTCAAGTCCGCGTCGTCCACCGTCGAGGCCCCTGTGGTCCGCAAGCTGCGCGAGGCGATGCCCGCCGCGCCCGCTGCGGGCTCGTCGAAGCCCTCGCGCCCGGCTGCCAAGCCGGGTGCCGCCAGGCCCACCGCCCCCGTGGCGGCCGAGCCGGCAGCGCCGTCCGCGCCTGCCCCGCAGGCACCCGCCCCGCAGGCACCTGCCCCGCAGGCACCCGCCCCGAGCGCCCCCGAGATCCCGGCTGCGAGCAACCCCGCTGCCAGCGAGGGCCCGACGCCGAGCATGCCGGCTCCCGCGCCGAGCCGTCCCTCCGCCACGCCGAGCCCGCGTCCCGCGCCGGCTCCTGCGGCACCCGAGGCACCGGCTCCCAGCGCGCCCGCCGCGCCGAGCCCGGCCCGCCCGGCCGCGCCCGCACCGGAGGAGCCGGCCCGTCCGGCGGCCTCCAGCGACACCCGCGCACCCCGACCCGGCGCTCCGCGCCCGGGCAACAACCCGTTCGCACCGAGCCAGGGCATGCCCCGGCCCGGTGGCAGCGGTGGCCCGCGTCCCGGCGCCCCGCGCCCGGCCGGTCCCCGTCCCGGGGGCCCGCGTCCGGGCAACAACCCGTTCGCGCCGAGCCAGGGCATGCCCCGGCCCGGTGGCGCGGGCGGCGCCGGCAGCACCGGTGGCCCCCGCCCCGGTGGCCCGCGTCCCGGTGCCACGGCGGACCGTCCGCCGCGCCCCGGCGGCGGCGCCCGCCCGACCCCGGGCATGATGCCCGGCAAGAGCTCCGTGGGTACCCCCGGTGCCCCGGCCCGCGGTGGCGGCGGCGGCCGTGGCCGTCCCGGCACCGGTGGTCCCGGTGGCGGCGCCGGTGGTCCCGGCGGTCGTCCCGGCGGTGCCGGTGGTGGCGGTGGCTTCGGCGGCCGTCCCGGCGGTCCCAACCGCGGTGGCCGCGGCGGCACGCAGGGCGCCTTCGGGCGCGCCGGCGGCCGTCCCGTCCGTGGACGCAAGTCCAAGCGGGCGAAGCGCCAGGAGTTCGAGCAGCAGTCCGCCCCGTCCATCGGCGGCGTCCAGGTCCCCCGCGGCGACGGCTCCACCGTCGTGCGGATCCGGGCCGGGGCCAGCCTCGCGGACTTCGCGGACCGGATCGACGCCAACCCGGCGAGCCTGGTCACCGTCCTCTTCCACCTCGGTGAGATGGCGACGGCGACCCAGTCCCTCGACGAGGCCACGTTCCAGGCCCTCGGGTCCGAGCTCGGCTACGTCGTCGAGATCGTCTCCCCGGAGGACGAGGACCGCGAGCTCCTCGGCGGCTTCGACATCGACCTCGACGCCGAGCAGGCCGCCGAGACGGACGAGGACCTCGCGCCCCGCCCGCCGGTGGTCACGGTCATGGGTCACGTCGACCACGGAAAGACCAAGCTCCTCGACGCCATCCGGTCCACCGACGTGGTGGCCGGCGAGGCCGGCGGGATCACGCAGCACATCGGCGCCTACCAGGTCCACACCGACCACGAGGGCGTCAGCCGCGCGCTGACCTTCATCGACACCCCCGGTCACGAGGCGTTCACCGCCATGCGTGCCCGTGGTGCCGACGTCACCGACATCGCGATCCTCGTGGTGGCGGCGGACGACGGCGTCATGCCGCAGACGGTCGAGGCGCTCAACCACGCGCAGTCGGCCGGCGTGCCGATCGTCGTCGCTGTCAACAAGGTGGACAAGGAGGGGGCCAACCCCGCCAAGATCCGCCAGCAGCTCACCGAGTACAACCTCGTGGCGGAGGAGTACGGCGGCGACACGATGTTCGTCGACGTCTCCGCGCTGCGTCGGCAGGGCATCGACGACCTCCTCGAGGCCGTCCTGCTCACCGCCGACGCCGCGCTCGACCTGCGGGCGAACCCCGACAAGGACGCCCGTGGTGTGGCCATCGAGGCGAACCTCGACAAGGGCCGCGGGCCGGTCGCCACCGTGCTCGTCCAGTCCGGCACCCTGCACGTCGGCGACGCGATCGTGGCGGGCACCGCCTACGGACGCGTCCGGGCGATGTTCGGCGACTCCGGCGAGGCCGTCACCGAGGCGGGCCCGGCCCGTCCGGTCCAGGTCCTCGGCCTGACCTCGGTGCCCCGCGCCGGCGACACGTTCCTCGTCGCCGGGGACGACCGCACCGCGCGTCAGATCGCCGACAAGCGGGCGGCCGCCGAGCGCGCCGCGACGCTGGCCAAGCGCCGCAAGCGCATCTCGCTCGAGGACTTCACCAAGGCCCTCGAGCAGGGCAAGGTCGAGACGCTCAACCTCGTCCTCAAGGGCGACGTCTCCGGTGCCGTCGAGGCGCTCGAGGACGCGCTGCTCAAGATCGACGTGGGCGCGGACGTCGAGCTGCGGATCATCCACCGTGGCGTCGGCGCCATCACCCAGAACGACGTCAACCTCGCCACGGTCGACAACGCCATCATCATCGGCTTCAACGTGCGGCCCGCCGAGCGGGTCACCGAGCTGGCCGACCGTGAAGGCGTCGACATCCGGTACTACTCGGTCATCTACGCGGCGATCGAGGACGTCGAGCAGGCCATGCGCGGCATGCTCAAGCCGGAGTTCGAGGAGGCCCAGCTGGGCACCGCGGAGATCCGCCAGGTGTTCCGCTCGTCCAAGTTCGGCAACATCGCCGGCTCCATCGTCCGCTCCGGCACCATCCGGCGCGGGACGAAGGCGCGGGTGCTGCGTCAGGGCGTCGTCGTCGGGGACAACCTCTCCATCGACTCGCTCCGCCGCGAGAAGGACGACGTCACCGAGGTCCGCGAGGGCTTCGAGTGCGGTATCGGCCTCGGTTCGTTCAACGACCTCAACGTCGGCGACACGATCGAGACGTTCGAGATGCGCGAGAAGCCGCGCGGCTGA
- the nusA gene encoding transcription termination factor NusA — translation MDIDMTALRLIEREREISLDVLVGAIEEALLLAYQRTPGAADKARVELDRRSGRVTVLAAEVDEEGNVVGEFDDTPSGFGRIATATARSVIVQRLRDAEDDQVMGNYRDKAGELIAGVVQQGRDPRTVLVDIGDLEAVLPAHEQVPTETYRHGDRLRAYVLEVSRGMRGPSVTLSRTHPNLVRKLFALEVPEVADGSVEIAALAREAGHRSKMAVTTSVPGLNAKGACIGPMGQRVRAVMSELHGEKIDIVDYSDDPATFIASALSPARVSSVDIVNEAERSARVVVPDYQLSLAIGKEGQNARLAARLTGWRIDIHSDTEGDAEEAPVAGGPGVSNRTPGDETADGGPAVSSSGAAG, via the coding sequence GTGGACATCGACATGACGGCGCTGCGACTGATCGAGCGGGAGCGTGAGATCAGCCTCGACGTGCTCGTCGGCGCCATCGAGGAAGCGCTCCTGCTCGCCTACCAGCGGACCCCTGGCGCGGCCGACAAGGCCCGCGTCGAGCTCGACCGGCGCAGCGGCCGGGTCACCGTCCTTGCCGCCGAGGTGGACGAGGAGGGCAACGTCGTCGGCGAGTTCGACGACACGCCCAGCGGGTTCGGCCGCATCGCCACGGCCACCGCCCGCAGCGTCATCGTCCAGCGGCTGCGCGACGCCGAGGACGACCAGGTCATGGGCAACTACCGGGACAAGGCCGGCGAGCTCATCGCCGGCGTCGTCCAGCAGGGCCGCGACCCGCGCACCGTGCTCGTCGACATCGGCGACCTCGAGGCCGTCCTGCCCGCCCACGAGCAGGTGCCGACCGAGACCTACCGCCACGGTGACCGGCTGCGCGCCTACGTCCTGGAGGTCTCCCGCGGGATGCGCGGGCCGTCGGTGACGCTCTCGCGCACCCACCCGAACCTCGTGCGCAAGCTCTTCGCGCTCGAGGTGCCCGAGGTCGCCGACGGCTCGGTCGAGATCGCCGCGCTGGCCCGCGAGGCCGGCCACCGCAGCAAGATGGCCGTCACCACCTCCGTCCCCGGACTCAACGCCAAGGGGGCGTGCATCGGCCCGATGGGCCAGCGCGTCCGCGCCGTGATGAGCGAGCTCCACGGCGAGAAGATCGACATCGTCGACTACAGCGACGACCCGGCCACGTTCATCGCCAGCGCCCTGTCCCCGGCCCGGGTGAGCAGCGTCGACATCGTCAACGAGGCGGAACGCTCCGCGCGCGTCGTCGTCCCGGACTACCAGCTCTCGCTCGCCATCGGCAAGGAGGGCCAGAACGCGCGGCTCGCCGCGCGTCTGACGGGCTGGCGGATCGACATCCACTCCGACACCGAGGGCGACGCCGAGGAGGCCCCCGTGGCGGGCGGACCCGGTGTGAGCAACCGCACGCCCGGCGACGAGACCGCCGACGGTGGTCCGGCTGTGTCGTCGAGCGGTGCGGCGGGGTAG
- the rimP gene encoding ribosome maturation factor RimP, translating to MGAARSSEVTTRLRAALEPVVAEAALLLEDVTASPAGRRSVVRVVVDLPDGPGGVDSDALAEVSRRISEVLDDVDLLQGAYTLEVSTPGIDRPLTDPRHFRRATGRLVRCATPAGPRAGRLVDTDADGVWLEHDGAREHIDYAGITGAKVEPELRPARDEDGLEDEA from the coding sequence ATGGGCGCCGCACGATCCTCCGAGGTGACGACCCGGCTGCGCGCAGCCCTCGAGCCTGTCGTGGCCGAGGCCGCGCTGCTGCTCGAGGACGTCACCGCCAGCCCCGCCGGACGCCGCAGCGTCGTCCGCGTCGTCGTCGACCTGCCCGACGGCCCGGGCGGTGTCGACTCGGACGCGCTCGCCGAGGTCTCGCGCCGGATCTCGGAGGTGCTCGACGACGTCGACCTCCTCCAGGGGGCCTACACGCTCGAGGTGAGCACCCCCGGCATCGACCGACCGCTCACCGACCCGCGCCACTTCCGCCGCGCCACCGGACGGCTCGTCCGGTGCGCCACGCCGGCGGGGCCCCGCGCGGGCCGCCTCGTGGACACCGACGCCGACGGCGTCTGGCTGGAGCACGACGGTGCCCGCGAGCACATCGACTACGCCGGGATCACCGGCGCGAAGGTCGAGCCCGAGCTTCGTCCCGCACGGGACGAGGACGGGCTCGAGGACGAGGCCTGA
- a CDS encoding proline--tRNA ligase produces MMLRMSTLFVRTLREDPVDAEVASHRLLVRAGYIRRAAPGIYTWLPLGLRVLRKIEEVVREEMAAAGAQEVHFPALLPREPYEATGRWTEYGANLFRLTDRKGADYLLAPTHEEMFTLLVKDLYSSYKDLPLTLFQIQTKYRDEARPRAGLIRGREFVMKDAYSFDVDDAGLARSYDAQRAAYERIFTRLGLEFVVVAAMSGAMGGSRSEEFLHPTPIGEDTFVRSPGGYAANVEAVRTPAPEPVDATDAPAAQVRETPDAATIDALVALANERYPRAEGSWTAADTLKHVVLALDHPGGEREVVVVGLPGDREIDLKRLQAAVEPAEVAPATDADFAAHPELVKGYIGPGAVGPNAGTDADGTRRGVRYLLDPRVGPGTTWISGADTAGQHVFGLVAGRDFTADGVIEAAEVRAGDPAPDGSGPLELARGIEIGHIFALGRKYADALGLKVLDENGKAVVVTMGSYGIGVSRALAALAEANHDDAGLAWPAPIAPAHVHVVATGKDPEVLAAAERIGSELTDAGVEVLLDDRPKVSAGVKFADAELLGLPFVLVVGRGLAAGTVEVRQRRTGERAEVPVDEAVPTLRALVAEALRG; encoded by the coding sequence GTGATGCTGAGGATGTCCACCCTGTTCGTGCGTACGCTCCGCGAGGACCCTGTCGACGCGGAGGTCGCGAGCCACCGCCTGCTCGTCCGCGCCGGCTACATCCGCCGCGCCGCCCCCGGGATCTACACGTGGCTGCCGCTCGGTCTGCGCGTCCTGCGCAAGATCGAGGAGGTCGTGCGCGAGGAGATGGCCGCGGCGGGCGCGCAGGAGGTGCACTTCCCGGCCCTGCTGCCCCGTGAGCCGTACGAGGCCACGGGCCGGTGGACGGAGTACGGGGCCAACCTCTTCCGGCTCACCGACCGCAAGGGCGCCGACTACCTCCTCGCGCCGACGCACGAGGAGATGTTCACCCTGCTCGTCAAGGACCTGTACTCCTCGTACAAGGACCTGCCGCTCACGCTCTTCCAGATCCAGACGAAGTACCGCGACGAGGCCCGCCCCCGCGCCGGGCTCATCCGCGGCCGCGAGTTCGTCATGAAGGACGCCTACTCCTTCGACGTCGACGACGCCGGCCTGGCCCGCTCCTACGACGCGCAGCGCGCGGCCTACGAGCGGATCTTCACCCGCCTCGGCCTGGAGTTCGTCGTCGTCGCCGCGATGAGCGGGGCGATGGGCGGCTCGCGGAGCGAGGAGTTCCTCCACCCCACGCCGATCGGCGAGGACACCTTCGTCCGCTCGCCGGGCGGCTACGCGGCGAACGTCGAGGCGGTGCGGACCCCCGCGCCGGAGCCGGTGGACGCCACCGACGCGCCCGCCGCGCAGGTGCGTGAGACCCCCGACGCCGCGACGATCGACGCCCTCGTCGCGCTCGCCAACGAGCGCTACCCGCGCGCCGAGGGTTCGTGGACGGCGGCGGACACCCTCAAGCACGTCGTCCTGGCCCTCGACCACCCCGGCGGCGAGCGCGAGGTCGTCGTCGTCGGGCTGCCCGGCGACCGCGAGATCGACCTCAAGCGGCTGCAGGCCGCCGTCGAGCCGGCGGAGGTGGCCCCGGCCACCGACGCCGACTTCGCCGCCCACCCCGAGCTCGTCAAGGGCTACATCGGCCCCGGTGCCGTCGGCCCCAACGCCGGCACCGACGCGGACGGCACCCGCCGCGGCGTGCGCTACCTCCTCGACCCCCGCGTCGGGCCCGGGACGACGTGGATCTCCGGCGCCGACACCGCGGGGCAGCACGTCTTCGGTCTCGTGGCCGGCCGTGACTTCACCGCCGACGGCGTCATCGAGGCGGCCGAGGTGCGCGCCGGGGACCCGGCGCCGGACGGCAGCGGGCCGCTCGAGCTCGCCCGCGGCATCGAGATCGGCCACATCTTCGCGCTCGGCCGCAAGTACGCCGACGCGCTCGGGCTCAAGGTGCTCGACGAGAACGGCAAGGCGGTCGTCGTCACCATGGGCTCCTACGGCATCGGCGTGAGCCGCGCGCTCGCCGCGCTCGCCGAGGCGAACCACGACGACGCGGGCCTGGCCTGGCCTGCGCCCATCGCGCCGGCCCACGTCCACGTCGTCGCCACGGGCAAGGACCCCGAGGTGCTCGCCGCCGCCGAGCGCATCGGCAGCGAGCTCACCGACGCCGGCGTCGAGGTGCTCCTCGACGACCGGCCCAAGGTCTCCGCCGGGGTGAAGTTCGCCGACGCCGAGCTGCTCGGGCTGCCGTTCGTCCTCGTCGTCGGCCGCGGCCTGGCCGCCGGGACCGTCGAGGTGCGCCAGCGGCGCACGGGGGAGCGCGCCGAGGTGCCCGTCGACGAGGCGGTGCCGACGCTGCGCGCGCTGGTCGCCGAGGCGCTGCGCGGCTGA